In a single window of the Anaerotruncus rubiinfantis genome:
- the dhaS gene encoding dihydroxyacetone kinase transcriptional activator DhaS — MTDIPLTKRVLAESIKDLMQSTPLSKISVGDITAHCGVNRNTFYYHFKDKYDLVNWIYYTETFEQMSSFSDRAHWEEGLCNLCLYMQRNRKFYINALSVMGQNSFSEYLIDFYDNLLITCIHELTEGQQVDEQDVRFVARFYTYAFVGIIEEWAHRGMQEDPIPYVNRVKEIIDGSMVRELQERRGESGPLI, encoded by the coding sequence ATGACGGATATCCCGCTGACCAAGCGGGTGCTGGCCGAATCGATCAAAGACCTGATGCAGAGCACGCCGCTTTCAAAGATTTCGGTGGGGGATATTACCGCCCACTGCGGGGTCAACCGCAACACCTTTTATTATCACTTCAAGGATAAATATGATCTGGTCAACTGGATTTATTATACGGAAACCTTTGAACAGATGAGCTCGTTTTCTGACCGCGCCCATTGGGAGGAGGGGCTTTGCAACCTCTGCCTGTATATGCAGCGCAACCGGAAATTTTACATCAACGCGCTGAGCGTGATGGGCCAGAATTCCTTTTCGGAATATCTGATCGATTTTTATGACAATCTCCTGATCACCTGCATCCACGAATTGACCGAGGGGCAGCAGGTGGATGAGCAGGACGTGCGCTTTGTCGCACGGTTTTATACCTATGCGTTTGTCGGCATCATCGAAGAGTGGGCCCACCGCGGCATGCAGGAGGACCCGATTCCCTATGTAAACCGGGTCAAGGAGATCATCGACGGCAGTATGGTGCGCGAGCTGCAGGAGCGCCGCGGGGAAAGCGGCCCGCTGATCTGA
- a CDS encoding prenylated flavin chaperone LpdD, which yields MCEQFFQVEKQGIVLSARVIPMGEDLCVAVWGGDRPHIGCAAVGVPRESLCGGGGKSATISTLNLTGHKDDAVANLVADRLASARGRPAAVVCGVHIDGITREQIACVCELAKALAEQILQGMAELHH from the coding sequence ATGTGTGAACAATTTTTTCAGGTAGAAAAGCAGGGCATTGTGCTTTCTGCGCGTGTGATCCCAATGGGAGAAGATCTGTGTGTTGCGGTTTGGGGCGGCGACCGGCCGCATATTGGCTGCGCGGCGGTGGGGGTCCCCCGTGAAAGCCTTTGCGGGGGTGGCGGAAAAAGCGCCACGATTTCCACCCTTAATCTGACTGGTCATAAGGACGATGCGGTCGCGAACCTGGTAGCGGACCGGCTGGCGTCGGCGCGCGGCCGGCCCGCAGCGGTTGTTTGCGGCGTGCATATCGATGGGATAACGCGGGAACAGATTGCCTGCGTCTGCGAATTGGCAAAGGCGCTTGCGGAGCAGATCCTGCAAGGAATGGCCGAATTACACCATTAA